From the genome of Flavobacterium luteolum, one region includes:
- a CDS encoding trypsin-like peptidase domain-containing protein: MKRFSALFLVSLLSGAITLGAYKLLFESNNSFFGKGNSVVTLAPNSYAKNVGLGAETLDFTEAADKTVHTVVHVKNVSRRTVSNPMLEFFYGYGGQQQQEQVGTGSGVIISEDGYIVTNNHVIKDATEIEITLNNKKSYKAKLIGTDSKMDIALLKINADEKLPYTAFANSDNVKVGEWVLAVGNPYNLTSTVTAGIVSAKARNLDQSGIQSFIQTDAAVNPGNSGGALVNARGELIGINTMISSMTGSYVGYSFAVPSNIARKIIEDIMEYGNVQRGILGVEGGELNATASKELGVTETQGFYINRVSKNSGAEKAGLTKGDIIVKLDDQNIATYADLSGYINTKRPNDVVKVTYIKEGKTKTVPVTLSKNEFYSAEFKGIELENIDATDKKKFRIDYGVKIKNISNENLMQYQNELLGNIILSIDNVKATNVETVSKLLSKKDEGQSVRIEMINRNGEIFRIII, translated from the coding sequence ATGAAAAGATTTTCAGCCTTATTTTTAGTGTCATTATTAAGTGGTGCTATTACTCTTGGTGCTTACAAGTTATTATTTGAAAGCAACAATTCTTTTTTTGGAAAAGGAAATTCTGTTGTAACTCTTGCCCCTAATTCTTATGCAAAAAATGTTGGTTTAGGTGCTGAAACATTAGATTTTACCGAAGCCGCAGACAAGACTGTACATACTGTTGTTCACGTAAAAAATGTTTCAAGAAGAACCGTAAGCAATCCGATGCTTGAGTTTTTCTACGGATACGGCGGACAGCAACAGCAAGAACAAGTAGGAACTGGTTCTGGTGTAATTATTTCTGAAGACGGATACATTGTGACTAACAATCACGTAATTAAAGACGCGACAGAAATTGAAATTACTTTAAACAATAAAAAATCATACAAAGCGAAGTTAATTGGTACAGATTCTAAAATGGACATTGCCCTTTTAAAAATCAATGCCGATGAAAAACTTCCTTACACTGCTTTTGCCAATTCTGATAATGTGAAAGTTGGAGAATGGGTATTGGCAGTTGGAAACCCGTATAATTTAACTTCAACAGTAACTGCAGGAATTGTTTCGGCGAAAGCCAGAAATTTAGACCAAAGCGGAATCCAATCTTTCATACAAACTGATGCTGCTGTAAACCCAGGTAATAGCGGTGGAGCGTTAGTAAATGCAAGAGGAGAATTAATCGGAATTAATACGATGATTTCTTCTATGACAGGTTCTTATGTTGGATATTCTTTTGCCGTTCCTTCTAATATTGCCCGAAAAATTATCGAGGATATTATGGAGTATGGAAATGTTCAAAGAGGTATTCTTGGTGTTGAAGGAGGCGAATTGAATGCAACGGCTTCTAAAGAATTGGGAGTAACAGAAACACAAGGATTCTACATTAATAGAGTTTCTAAAAACTCAGGCGCAGAAAAAGCTGGTTTAACAAAAGGAGATATTATTGTAAAGCTGGATGATCAAAATATTGCGACATATGCTGATTTATCTGGTTATATTAATACAAAACGTCCAAACGATGTTGTAAAAGTAACTTATATTAAAGAAGGAAAAACCAAAACGGTTCCTGTAACTTTAAGTAAAAATGAGTTTTACAGCGCTGAATTTAAAGGAATCGAATTAGAAAACATTGATGCTACCGACAAGAAAAAATTCAGAATTGATTATGGTGTAAAAATTAAAAACATAAGCAATGAGAATTTAATGCAATATCAAAACGAATTACTAGGAAATATTATTCTTAGCATTGATAATGTAAAAGCGACAAATGTTGAAACTGTTTCTAAACTTTTAAGCAAAAAAGACGAAGGACAAAGCGTAAGAATTGAAATGATCAACAGAAATGGAGAGATTTTCAGGATTATAATTTAA
- a CDS encoding glyceraldehyde-3-phosphate dehydrogenase: MSNKSLYQKEVSLQVDRRKAGVELIKIISDLWYDKSIEMVLFKNQLLDKNVSDIINLHQYAGEFVGKPITIFDSVEIARVVLSLDLPPAKIDLGKLTYEYRLEDEKYPDARYFVIDKLKKAKSSKEIQPKDVVLYGFGRIGRLLARELMSKTGKGNQLRLRAIVTRDKNDATSLEKRASLLRYDSIHGDFQGSVIADAKNNALIINGTTVHIITANSPEEIDYTAYGINDALVIDNTGAFTTEEALKRHLTSNGASKVLLTAPGKGIPNIVHGVNHNDFNPDEVNIFSAASCTTNAITPILKVVEETLGVVKGHLETIHAYTNDQNLVDNMHKKYRRGRAAALNMVITETGAGSAVAKALPSLEGKLTSNAIRVPVPNGSLVVLNLEVKKPTSITAINKIMKKYALEGELVEQIKYSLNNELVSSDIVGTSAPSIYDSNATIVSKDGKNIVLYIWYDNEYGYSHQVIRLAKYIAKVRRYTYY; this comes from the coding sequence ATGAGTAACAAATCATTGTACCAAAAAGAGGTATCCTTACAAGTCGACCGAAGAAAAGCCGGCGTCGAATTAATTAAAATCATAAGCGATTTATGGTATGACAAATCAATCGAAATGGTTTTATTCAAAAATCAATTATTGGATAAAAACGTTAGCGATATTATCAATCTTCATCAATATGCTGGAGAATTTGTAGGCAAACCAATCACCATTTTTGATTCGGTTGAAATTGCAAGAGTTGTCTTATCATTAGACCTTCCGCCAGCAAAAATAGATTTAGGAAAACTTACTTATGAGTATCGCCTAGAGGATGAAAAATATCCAGATGCAAGATATTTTGTTATTGATAAGCTAAAAAAAGCAAAATCTTCAAAAGAAATTCAACCAAAAGACGTTGTTTTATATGGTTTTGGAAGAATCGGACGTTTATTAGCAAGAGAGCTAATGTCAAAAACTGGAAAAGGAAATCAATTGCGCCTGAGAGCAATTGTAACACGTGATAAGAACGATGCAACGAGCTTAGAGAAACGAGCTTCTCTATTGCGATATGACTCCATTCACGGAGATTTCCAAGGATCTGTAATAGCCGATGCTAAAAATAATGCCTTAATTATAAACGGAACAACTGTTCATATCATTACAGCAAATTCACCAGAAGAAATCGATTATACCGCATACGGAATAAATGATGCTTTAGTAATTGATAATACTGGAGCATTTACAACTGAAGAAGCATTAAAAAGACATTTAACTTCAAACGGAGCTAGTAAAGTTTTACTGACTGCTCCTGGAAAAGGTATTCCAAATATTGTACATGGTGTTAATCATAACGATTTTAATCCAGACGAAGTAAACATTTTTTCAGCCGCATCTTGCACAACAAATGCCATTACTCCAATTCTAAAAGTTGTTGAAGAAACTCTTGGAGTTGTAAAAGGACACTTAGAAACAATTCATGCCTATACAAACGACCAAAATTTGGTTGATAATATGCATAAAAAATACCGCCGCGGGAGAGCCGCTGCTTTAAATATGGTAATTACCGAAACTGGCGCAGGAAGTGCGGTAGCGAAAGCTTTACCATCATTAGAAGGTAAACTAACTTCAAATGCTATTCGAGTTCCTGTTCCAAATGGATCTCTTGTAGTTTTAAATTTAGAAGTTAAGAAACCTACATCTATTACGGCAATCAATAAAATTATGAAGAAATATGCTCTAGAAGGAGAACTTGTGGAGCAGATAAAATATTCTTTAAATAACGAACTAGTTTCATCTGATATTGTCGGCACTTCTGCCCCGTCTATTTATGACAGCAATGCAACGATTGTTTCAAAGGACGGTAAAAATATAGTACTTTATATTTGGTACGATAACGAATATGGTTACAGCCATCAAGTAATTCGCTTAGCAAAATATATTGCCAAAGTAAGACGTTATACTTATTATTAA
- a CDS encoding Lrp/AsnC family transcriptional regulator: MALDEIDKKILRLLQEDAHYTLKDIANKINLSLTPVHDRVKRLEKDGIIEKYVTILDKKKLGNNLTVYCQVTLTKQTYDTSEGFNQSILNLPEVVECNYVSGNFDYMLKIIIPDMESYHHFHQKKLSVLPEVSLINTVFVISEVKSTTVLPI; encoded by the coding sequence ATGGCTTTAGATGAAATTGACAAAAAAATACTACGTCTTTTACAAGAAGACGCGCATTACACATTAAAAGACATTGCAAACAAAATAAATCTGTCTTTGACTCCTGTTCATGATCGAGTGAAACGTCTTGAAAAAGATGGCATTATAGAGAAATATGTGACTATTTTAGATAAGAAAAAACTTGGAAATAATTTGACAGTTTATTGCCAAGTTACATTGACAAAGCAGACTTATGATACTTCGGAAGGGTTTAATCAGTCAATTTTGAATTTGCCTGAGGTTGTAGAATGTAATTACGTTTCAGGAAACTTTGATTATATGTTGAAAATCATAATTCCAGACATGGAAAGCTATCATCATTTTCATCAGAAAAAATTATCGGTCTTACCTGAAGTTTCTTTAATAAATACCGTTTTTGTGATTTCGGAGGTTAAAAGCACAACAGTTCTTCCTATTTAA
- the ald gene encoding alanine dehydrogenase gives MIIGVPKEIKNNENRVALTPAGVSEMKKHGHTVYVQSTAGLGSGFADAEYAEAGAVVLPTIEEVYAIAEMIIKVKEPIASEYPLIKKDQLLFTYFHFASSEELTHAMVEKGAVCLAYETVEKTDRSLPLLVPMSEVAGRMAIQQGAKYLEKPLKGRGILLGGVPGVPPAKVLVLGGGIVGTQAAKMAAGLGAQVTIMDLSLPRLRQLDDIMPANVNTEMSNHYNITRAIKDADLIVGAVLIPGAKAPHLITRDMLKLMRPGTVVVDVAVDQGGCIETCTPTTHENPTFIIDDIVHYCVANMPGAVPYTSTLALTNATLPYAVQLANKGWEKACAENEELKKGLNVANGKILYKGVAEAWNLPFNEEIVLANA, from the coding sequence ATGATAATAGGTGTTCCTAAAGAAATAAAAAATAACGAAAATAGAGTTGCATTAACTCCTGCAGGTGTTTCTGAAATGAAAAAACATGGACATACAGTATATGTTCAATCTACTGCTGGTTTAGGAAGTGGTTTTGCCGATGCAGAATATGCTGAAGCTGGTGCAGTTGTTTTACCAACTATTGAAGAAGTTTATGCTATCGCTGAAATGATCATCAAAGTAAAAGAACCAATTGCATCTGAATATCCGTTAATCAAAAAAGATCAATTGTTATTCACATATTTCCACTTCGCTTCTTCTGAAGAATTAACGCATGCAATGGTAGAAAAAGGAGCTGTTTGTTTAGCTTACGAAACTGTAGAAAAAACAGACAGAAGCTTACCATTATTAGTGCCAATGTCTGAAGTTGCTGGTCGTATGGCGATCCAACAAGGAGCAAAATACCTTGAAAAACCATTAAAAGGAAGAGGAATTCTTCTAGGTGGTGTTCCAGGTGTTCCGCCAGCAAAAGTATTAGTTTTAGGTGGAGGAATCGTAGGAACTCAAGCTGCTAAAATGGCTGCTGGATTAGGTGCTCAAGTTACAATTATGGACTTAAGCTTACCGCGTTTACGTCAGTTAGATGACATCATGCCAGCAAACGTAAACACAGAAATGTCTAATCACTACAATATCACAAGAGCAATTAAAGATGCTGACTTAATTGTTGGAGCTGTTTTAATTCCAGGAGCAAAAGCACCTCACTTAATTACTCGTGATATGCTAAAATTAATGCGTCCAGGAACTGTTGTTGTTGACGTTGCTGTTGACCAAGGAGGATGTATCGAAACTTGTACTCCAACAACTCACGAAAACCCAACTTTTATTATTGACGATATCGTTCACTATTGTGTAGCTAATATGCCAGGAGCTGTTCCTTACACTTCTACTTTAGCTTTAACAAACGCAACTTTACCGTATGCTGTGCAATTAGCAAACAAAGGATGGGAAAAAGCATGTGCAGAAAATGAAGAATTGAAAAAAGGATTAAACGTAGCTAATGGAAAAATCCTTTACAAAGGAGTTGCAGAAGCTTGGAATCTTCCTTTTAACGAAGAAATAGTATTAGCAAACGCATAG
- the pafA gene encoding alkaline phosphatase PafA, which produces MKKNILLLALLAVTGLSAQQRPKLVVGIVVDQMKMEYLYRFSDDFSPNGFKRLMNDGFTFQNMHYNYMPTYTAPGHASIYTGTTPATHGIVGNEWFSRTLGKETYCTDDAGVKTVGDGTAEEGAMSPKNLQSTTITDEVRMATNFTGKVIGMSLKDRGAILPAGHFANWAFWYSKTGSFISSTFYGEKLPEWVTEFNNEKNYLKYINKGWDLYKPASVYNESLPDNNPYEGKLYGSATPVFPYDLKSMYEKNDAGVIRATPFGNDLLAEFAKRAIEKEELGKDNITDFLTVSFSSTDYVGHLLGPRSMELQDTYLRLDQTIADFLAYLDKTVGKGNYLLFLTADHAGAENVIYLKDRKYNVDNYPSKEVKKSLQDFSTKTFGVDLVQNYSNFNVFLNKQIIKDKKLDLDKVKDAFKKFLITQPQVKKVYTEEEILANAGNDYALNFVAKGYDITQNGDLVIVDKPGMIEYTPTGTSHGTIYSYDTHVPAIFYGWHIKKGESYDKKAITEIAPTIAQKIKVTFPNGTEAKVMTEVLDSKK; this is translated from the coding sequence ATGAAGAAAAATATTTTATTGTTAGCGCTTCTTGCTGTAACAGGTTTAAGTGCGCAACAACGTCCAAAGTTAGTTGTGGGTATAGTTGTGGATCAAATGAAAATGGAATATTTATATCGTTTTTCAGATGATTTTTCTCCAAATGGCTTTAAAAGATTAATGAATGATGGATTTACTTTCCAGAATATGCATTATAATTATATGCCAACTTATACTGCTCCTGGGCACGCTTCAATCTACACAGGTACAACTCCAGCTACTCACGGAATTGTAGGTAACGAATGGTTTAGCAGAACGCTAGGTAAAGAAACGTATTGTACTGACGATGCTGGTGTTAAAACAGTAGGTGATGGTACGGCAGAAGAAGGTGCTATGTCTCCAAAAAACCTTCAAAGTACTACAATTACTGATGAAGTTAGAATGGCTACTAATTTTACTGGTAAAGTTATCGGAATGAGTTTAAAGGATCGTGGTGCTATATTACCAGCTGGTCATTTTGCAAACTGGGCATTTTGGTACAGTAAAACGGGTTCTTTTATTTCTAGTACTTTTTATGGGGAGAAATTACCTGAGTGGGTTACCGAATTCAATAATGAGAAAAACTACTTAAAGTATATCAATAAAGGTTGGGATCTATACAAACCAGCTTCTGTTTATAATGAAAGCCTTCCTGATAATAATCCGTATGAAGGAAAATTATATGGAAGTGCTACGCCAGTTTTTCCATACGATTTAAAATCAATGTATGAGAAAAATGACGCTGGTGTGATTAGAGCTACGCCTTTCGGAAATGATTTGTTAGCTGAGTTTGCAAAAAGAGCTATTGAGAAAGAAGAATTAGGAAAAGATAATATTACAGATTTTTTGACTGTTAGTTTTTCTTCTACAGACTACGTTGGGCACTTGTTAGGGCCAAGATCTATGGAACTTCAAGATACTTACTTGAGATTGGATCAGACTATTGCAGATTTTTTAGCGTACTTAGATAAAACTGTTGGTAAAGGAAATTATTTGCTTTTCTTAACAGCTGATCATGCTGGAGCTGAAAATGTTATTTATTTAAAAGATCGTAAATATAATGTGGATAATTATCCGTCGAAAGAGGTTAAGAAAAGCTTGCAGGACTTTTCAACGAAGACTTTCGGTGTAGATTTGGTTCAAAATTATTCAAATTTTAATGTGTTCTTGAATAAGCAAATCATTAAAGACAAGAAATTAGACCTCGATAAGGTTAAAGATGCTTTTAAAAAGTTTTTAATTACTCAGCCACAAGTTAAAAAGGTATATACAGAGGAGGAAATTTTAGCTAATGCTGGAAATGATTATGCTCTTAATTTTGTAGCAAAAGGATATGATATTACACAAAATGGTGATTTGGTTATTGTGGATAAGCCCGGAATGATAGAGTATACACCAACAGGAACATCGCATGGAACAATTTATAGCTATGATACACATGTACCTGCTATTTTCTACGGTTGGCATATTAAAAAAGGAGAATCTTATGATAAGAAAGCTATTACAGAGATTGCTCCAACAATAGCGCAGAAAATTAAAGTTACGTTTCCAAATGGGACAGAAGCGAAAGTTATGACCGAAGTTTTGGATAGTAAAAAATAA